AGCTTGATAGTTGTTGTCTTTTGACTGTAGTTTAGGTTTGATGTCATGTCAGGATAGCTGCGGCAGTAGTGGAGGAAACAAACTTAGCTTTTGTTACTGCAGAAAACAAGTTTGAAGCTTTGGTCAGCTTCTAATCCTGTAACTCCGCTCTTGTTTCTTCATTTCCTATTCTGTTTGTTTTGTAAGAATGGATTTTTCATTATACGAGCAATTGGTGCTTTTCATCTTGTCCTGCTTAAGACAGAATGAGCAATTGGTGCTTTTCATCTTGTCTTGCTTAACACAATTTCGCTGCTTCTCTGATGAAGATCGGAAATGACATACATTTTATTAGGAAGGTTTGTATTCCTGGTATGacttgcatttttcttttatagataatattttatatatatatatatatatatatatatatatatatttttcctccTTAAGGTTTTCACTGTGTTTCTCTTGTACAGTGGTCCACGTTGTGGCCTTGGTGAACTCATTCTTCTGGAAAATGAGCCAGGCAGCAGTATTATGCCTGTAAAGCCCCCATCTTAttgcacaattttttattttatactaaaaaccTATATCCTTATCACTTGACTGAGCCTATTGTGTTACAGGGAAAGTTCAATCCTACTTTGTGTGAAGCTCTCACTATGGTCTGTGCTCAGGTAAGTTTAGTATCTTCAGATTTGGTTAATTAAGATCACATAACTAGCTGGGGACTTATTAGTAAGTAGTAAGATGTATAGAAATTAGTCTTTCTTAGTCCTCATAGATAATTCAGTCTTGCAGTGCACTTCTTTGGTGATTGGTTTTGAATTGATTTTAAGTATCATAGTAGAACCTTTCCtgatatttattcatttttaatgtCTTTCAGGTTATGGGAAACCATGTGCCCATTTCAGTGGGTGGATTGAATGGTCACTTTGAACTTAATGTGTTCAAACCAATGATTGCTAATAATCTTCTACATGTATGTTCTAATGTTGCATTATTGTAATTATACTTATTTGAGGTGCCAAGTGCATCCATTATTCTACATCAACTAGCCATGATTGGCTAGGAAGTACCTTATTCTATCTGACAGTGATTTGGGCTAGAAGTTAGTAATCCTGGCTGTTATGCTTTTggagtttttaaaatataggttCAAAAGAGctaattttgaatttggttagttctataataataaagtttaatgtGATGGACCTGTCTAGAATGGTTTTATCAGGATGCCATTTGAAATCTCTTGATATCTTCATGGAAAATTTCGTGCCCTGTTATATTAGCAATAGACTCACACTTTATGATCTTACTTCACTACTGTTTAAGTCTTCTTATTCAACTAGTGTTTTTGATTCCTGACAGTCACTGAGATTGCTTGGAGATGCATTTGCCTCCTTTAAAAAGAATTGCATGACAGGAATTCAAGCTAATAGGGAAAGACTTTCAAAATTGCTGCATGAGGTGAGTTGATACTGGGGACAGAATATAAATCTTTATATTATTCTATGTTTTAGATTTCAGTGCTAatctattttttgttgttcttaTGTGGCATTTTGCATGGTGTTGCAGTCACTGATGCTTGTCACATCTTTGAAACCTGTAAGTCTCTACTGTGTTCCACCTGTTTTCATGTTTATGCTTTCCTTATAGTTTCCTGTGCTTTGTGTATAACTTTTGTTGCTGATTTTATTCCAGAAAATTGGTTATGACAATGCTGCAGCGGTTGCCAAAAAAGCTCACAAGGAGGGAAGTACGTGACAATGGTCTCTTGTGACTTGACACTCAATTAAACTTTTGTAATGACTTATCGTTAGTTCTTAAGTAGACGGCCAGGTATGCTAAAAGCAACTGctgtaataatatatatatatatatatatattttacgagtaagaaaaaattcatttaagggaaaaaaaagacttcTTCATGCAAATAGACACAAGGCAGCCAGCAAAGTACAAAGAagctcaaaaaatattttttgataaacaagaAGCTCAAAAActatgtacaaaaaaaaagtgaatctATAAACATAGGGAGAGAATGACTAGAAGCGAGTCTCCAaacccgagaccaatcaaataaagtGCCTACAAACAATGCAAGGAGCTATTTACCCAAGCTCTCCACATCCTCGAACTTGCGATTGTTGCTCTCTCTTCAAATACACCACATTAGACACAACGGAATCAAGTTCCAAATGTCAGACGAATATTTCCTCAAACAATTCCTCTACTAAATCAACATATCTAGCAATCTCTTGGTAAAATCCAGTTAACACCAAAAGATCTGAAAACAAGGCTCCATAGTTGGTAAGCCCCATCACAAATCAATCAATAAATGATCCAGTGTTTCCCCTCTACATTTTACGATATATTAATAACATCTCCTCCTCAAACTGTCCCCAGTGAGTATCTTCCCCCACGCTGCTGtccaaataaaaaaggaaaccCACTGAGGGGCCTTAACACCCCACCCCAAATAGATTTCCAAGGGAAGATGCCAGAAGATGACCCCCTCAACATCTTATAAAAAGACCGAACATCAACTCTCCATTCTTCTTCAACTTCCACCACGCACGGTCCCCACCCTCAACAATAGGAGTACAAGAGATCAGCAGATGTAGAAAACCCGCAACCAattccatctcccaatcattaaaatcACAATGGAATCTTACATCCAAAACTCCTCTCCCCACCTTACTGCCTCACCAATAATGACTCTACTAAAGACTCCCGTTCAGTAGCATTCTCACACAAAGAAGGCAAAGCCTCCACTGCTGTAATATTATTCTCTTGTTAGATACATGCATCTTTCAGCCTGTGTTGTTTGGTTGGAATGTTGCAAGTAACATCATGTTTGGCTTTAGGAAGACAATAATGTTTACAGTGGAGCGTTTAATGCTTTTTTCAGTAATGGTGTTTGTTGCAATTTTGGATTGCTGAAATacctaatgtaatcaatatttAACTTTGCATGGAAACTGGGAATGCTAACCAGTGAAGAATTTGATACTCTTGTGGTGCCCAAGAAAATGATTGGTCCATCCGATTGACGAGATTATCAAGATATCGAAGCTCCTGAGAATTAATTTCAGCATTAATTGCACGAGGTTTCATTTTTGCATTATTTCTGTCAATTGGTTGGATTAGGAAGTAGAAATATGATCTTCAGCCAACCCCTTAAAAAGGCGATAGATATAATTTTCCAtagttacaaaaaaatattCGTGAGGTTTTCTCCCTGGGTCTTTGCCATGGTGACAACAGTTGATTGGGAAAATAAGTGGAGAGCCTCCCCCATTTTCTAATGATTGTATCAAAGAAATTTACTCACCCTAAATAAAAGAGATGTCGATTTTGTGTAAGACATAGGTTGGGATTATTTTGTGTGCTCTGGAATTATCTTAGAGTACCGTTTATTGTTTTGCTGAGTACCATCTTAAAGTATTAGACAAACTCAATGGATAATTCAAGATGAAGTAAAGATAGCCTTCATCAATGTTCATGGTCCGTTGGCCAATTGGTAGTGGTCCTGTTAATGGAACAGGTCAGCTTTTACTTATACCATAATCTGTAAATCTGCGTCGATGCAATTCCAGGCAGTTAATTGGGGGGAGATGAGAAAAAACAGTAATTTGGTGAAAGTTCTTTTGTTCAATGTTTAGTTTGTTATAGCTAACAAAAATGTAGCGTAGCAATCAATTGTTCCCGCACATGATGTGGCATCACTTTATTATTGTCTTCTTTGAGGTCATATTGcacttaaaattaatttatagcGTAAATATTTAGACATGCACACATTGACACAACTTGATATTGTTAACCCActagaaaactgaaaaataaagttaaatatCCACTTTTGTCTATCACGGCCTGCTCTTAGCTATGCCtttgaatgtaaaaattaacTCATGCCCCAATGGATGACCTTGCACTTTGAGCTTGTCAGCTCCCGTATTGCTGGGAGGAGGAATTTCCTTCCATTAGTGCTATAAGCATCATACCTTGCCTTGCTGATTTTATCCGCCATCAAATTTCCAGGATACCCTAGATAAGCCCCCTCAGCAAATATTCCTGGACATGCCATGACAGCCTCTAGTGGAGCCAAGTGTTCACCTTGAAAATAACCATTCTTGAAAGGGTTAGTAGCAGCTCTTGCAAGAATTGTTGCAATGTTCATAACCATGCCATCAGCCCCAACACCATTAGGTGCAACAAGGGCTCAGCCTGGTGGACCAAAAGCTGGAAGTGAATATGGCCATGCACAAAATCCAGGGCACTGCACCAAAGGGTCTCATTTAGGAGAAAACTGCAACTCGTCCATCAACAATATTAACAATCTCGATTCTTTGCCCAGTTTATGCATAGATGATGCCAGAGAAAGCACAAAATCAATGGTATGATTCATACTCAGATAATaattggttatatatataatgttgatGAATGGATATACATATGGCATTTGAATATCATGAATCAAACTCATGGTCATGAAATTGTGGATTGtataaaagtttgaattttttcgctGTTTTAATTCTAATCCTATCATGTTTATCAAAGACATTCTAATCCCGTCATATATTGTATTGCAtgattttgtaaattattaaacattggaatttttatttttaagtatatgCAAAAATCTTGGTATTTAGTATCAATGTCTTTGTTTACAGTACTCATATAGTACTAGTAGTTATTTTATCTGATCCgatcactttaaaaaaatggCAGAGCAGAAGGCAAAGAAgaggaagacgaagaagaagaagaacaaagcAGTGTGCATGACTGACAGGAGCCCAATGACTTCAGATGAGCTGCTCAAGCCTTGTGTGAATTCCATCCACTTCTCCTCCATCTTCCCAAGATCTGACCCACTTATCTGAACTGGGCTGATGTCTTGGATTTTGGTGCCATGTGCAAGGTTCACTGTTGAAACCAGCTGGGTTGAATGCAAGCTGTGCTTTGTTGTTGAATTTGCTTGCTGGAGGGATCAGAGGACAGACAGGAGTATCATTGGCTAGGTGCTGTCACTGTGCATGTCAAAGACGTTGCAAAGGCACAGGTTTTGTTGTTTGAGACTACTGCTTCTGGTACGTATCTTTGCACCAATGGAATCTATCAGTTTGCTGATTTTGCTCATCAAGTCTCCATCCTCTTTCCTCAGTATAGGTT
This genomic stretch from Castanea sativa cultivar Marrone di Chiusa Pesio chromosome 1, ASM4071231v1 harbors:
- the LOC142637255 gene encoding fumarate hydratase 2-like, translated to MTYILLGSGPRCGLGELILLENEPGSSIMPGKFNPTLCEALTMVCAQVMGNHVPISVGGLNGHFELNVFKPMIANNLLHSLRLLGDAFASFKKNCMTGIQANRERLSKLLHESLMLVTSLKPKIGYDNAAAVAKKAHKEGSTLFNFAWKLGMLTSEEFDTLVVPKKMIGPSD